The Aedes aegypti strain LVP_AGWG chromosome 3, AaegL5.0 Primary Assembly, whole genome shotgun sequence genome contains a region encoding:
- the LOC110678861 gene encoding uncharacterized protein LOC110678861: MSSFEFLPFEICCMIFDYLSVSDLKNASLTCRRWCHIIFSDYYIRRFMLRINLHRSDQTRMVKSMGSPLLSERSRVSVPSSFPCSLYQRCRTGKGKSKCELRHMSMVLRRSCRHYNNITFVCDNRSEFTDNVFNVILNLLRPSGLERVEILKIILSSNLNVLVTILNSAIRNMARLRSFHLIYDPQRRLQCGDQVRPCVVIESQTITHIELKSVIPEQMRLPKLNSLDVSLQPGIAGIIESVARNLTTLQLQLDCTSANCGEEEIYALSLNQLKTLKLSRGIMNEFSFPIPVSSNRPGLKLRFFRHLDKLEKLILEEKYTAENIFLAICETSRNLVELKIDHLKVVNCTVLDKLSLLQNLKILSLPNIYSSHEISFHYVYLPKLESLHLEVFKDSSYSFSKFVNLKRLTVGSYSSQAPEVIDIISMHIQRLHELRLYFLDYAGVPSRTFRKLTYLGQLRKLELIKGHLRRDVFGRCPPGLSALETIVFSFCQLDTEHFDGLREKFPKLKDVRFVDCLVRGQLPYSEVRLSYR; the protein is encoded by the exons ATGTCCAGCTTCGAGTTCCTCCCTTTTGAG ATTTGTTGTATGATATTCGACTACCTGAGCGTATCAGATCTGAAAAATGCTTCCCTCACCTGTCGACGCTGGTGTCACATCATCTTTTCCGATTACTACATCCGGCGGTTCATGTTGCGAATCAATCTGCACCGATCCGATCAAACACGGATGGTCAAGTCGATGGGCTCTCCGCTATTATCGGAAAGATCTCGGGTCAGCGTTCCTAGTTCATTTCCCTGTTCGCTGTATCAGCGCTGTCGAACTGGGAAAGGAAAATCCAAGTGTGAACTTCGCCATATGTCGATGGTCCTTAGGCGATCCTGTCGTCACTACAATAACATTACTTTTGTCTGCGACAACCGCAGCGAGTTCACCGACAACGTGTTCAATGTTATCCTGAATTTGCTCAGACCCAGCGGATTAGAGCGCGTTGAAATACTGAAAATCATTCTTTCGTCAAATTTGAACGTTCTCGTTACGATACTCAACAGTGCAATTAGAAACATGGCACGCTTACGTAGTTTCCACTTGATCTACGATCCTCAACGGAGACTACAGTGCGGAGATCAGGTACGACCCTGTGTAGTGATCGAAAGTCAAACTATTACTCACATAGAACTGAAATCTGTGATTCCGGAGCAGATGCGTCTACCGAAATTGAACTCTCTGGACGTTAGTCTACAACCAGGAATCGCCGGAATCATCGAAAGCGTAGCACGCAATCTCACAACGCTACAGCTTCAACTCGACTGCACTTCGGCGAACTGCGGTGAAGAGGAAATTTACGCCCTGAGCCTGAATCAACTGAAAACCCTTAAACTTAGTCGCGGTATTATGAATGAGTTCAGCTTTCCTATCCCTGTTAGCTCCAATCGGCCCGGTCTGAAGCTCCGCTTCTTTCGGCATCTGGACAAGTTGGAAAAACTTATACTGGAGGAAAAATACACCGCAGAGAACATATTCCTGGCAATCTGTGAAACTTCGCGCAATCTAGTTGAGCTCAAAATAGATCACCTTAAGGTTGTAAACTGCACCGTACTCGATAAGCTATCCCTCTTACAGAACCTGAAAATTCTCTCACTTCCAAATATCTACTCTTCGCACGAAATCTCTTTCCACTACGTCTACCTTCCGAAGCTGGAGAGTCTCCATCTGGAGGTTTTCAAGGACTCGTCCTACTCGTTTAGCAAGTTTGTAAATCTGAAACGCCTTACAGTTGGATCGTACTCGTCGCAAGCTCCAGAGGTGATCGACATCATCTCAATGCACATTCAGCGGCTGCACGAGCTACGGTTGTACTTCTTGGACTACGCCGGAGTGCCATCGAGAACATTCCGCAAGCTGACCTATTTAGGCCAACTGAGGAAACTGGAGCTCATCAAGGGTCACCTAAGGCGAGACGTATTCGGGCGGTGTCCACCGGGGCTGAGTGCCCTCGAGACGATCGTGTTCAGCTTCTGCCAGCTGGACACGGAACATTTTGACGGACTGAGGGAAAAGTTTCCGAAACTGAAGGACGTTCGGTTTGTGGACTGTCTGGTACGGGGACAGCTTCCGTACTCGGAGGTGAGGCTGAGCTACCGCTGA